In Colletotrichum destructivum chromosome 1, complete sequence, the sequence ATGCGCAAGCAAGCTCAGTATCCGGAGCCATGACAGACTGATTGTCCCAGTGTCGCAACACATCCAACGTTGTCTTTCTGGCCTCGCATTGTGCGGCGAATCCCCATCCCCTCATCCCATTGGGCCCGCCGTCCCAAGTCGCATTGTTTCGAGTCGAATTCAAGAGCCCGGCAGGCCTACCCCGTACCTTACCCTCGCGACGGCCCCAAACATCTCGCTACGACGCCAGAAGCAGGGTGTTCCTCTGGAGTCGGGTTCCGTCAACGCTAGCTGGAGAGGCTGAAGAAACACGGAATCCCCTCCCAGATCCCCCAAAACCCGAAGTCTTCGCTTCCCTGTACCTATACATGGTTAGCACCCACAGGACACCACGCCGAACCGCAGCTCGAGTTCTGCGCAGCAAGAACGGCCCCTCTCCAAAGCAGTTCATTCGTCACGCGCGGGGTTTTCATTGATTGGCGACGAGTCAGCATCGCGCGATCCCGCGCTCGATCGGGATCCCCGGGGTCATTTAAAGAGAAGCCCACTTGTCACCGCGGAGCCTTGCTACCTCGAATCCACCCGCGGAGACCGCGTTCTAGGGCTCTTTCTCGAGACAATCTAGAATAAACTAGCAAAGCCTTAAAATAGGCCGTGCCACCAGGCCAGGTGCTGCGCATCtgcgcccccccccccccaacaaCAAAACATCGGATCTTGTCGCCAGCGCTGCATGAACTCAGGCAGGACGAACGAGCACCCAGACACCGAAAAAGACTTTGAGTCATCCCCTATGCCAGCGGGAGTGATGTAAGGCCGTCgacaaacacacacactctctccctcctgCTTATTAGTGCTGCCACCGTGCGACCTCGAGCAACTTTCCATAGTCATGTACCGACGCATCCCGCACTCGGAATCTCGCTCGCGGCCCCGCCGCTGGGGTCATTCCACCCATCCCCTCCCGCAATCGGggacccccctccctccggTCATCTTCGAGTGTTGTGCACAACCACGAGGTCAGGCGCAAGCCCTGTCTCAGCGCAGGACCGTTGGGAAGGGTATCCCGAGCCCCATGCCACACTGCCACACGGTGTGTCCTCACCGCGGGGAGGGTTTCTTGCATGGGTAGGTATGTAACGTACCGAacggggaagagaagagacgTCCCGCGTATATCGTATTTATTAGTGTAGGTATGTACGTACgtacgtgtgtgtgtgtgtgtgtacttGCGTCGATCGGTATCGGCAGCTGGAACTCCAAAAACCTTCAAACACACCGAACCGGTGGACCGCCTGATCTAAGCCTCGCCCATCCTTGCATCTCGTTCGCTTGCATTCCCCTTCGTtagtctggtctggtctccCCTCTCCGTCATGCAGAAGGGGTGGCCCCGGGACCGCGGGGACACGCACCTCAGACTCGGTTTCCCAACTCTTATTCCATGCCGTTCGTTCTTCCTCACCTTTGATAAAGGGATCGATCGCTGTCCCGCACGTCCATCCGTGTGAcgaccttgttcttcttggtTTTTACCTGAAAAgacctccccctcctcccacacCCGTTGCTCAACGTTTTCTTATATACACccatacatacatacatacatacatacaaCCGCCCACCACTCTCGTTAGAACACAGGGGTTAAATTCAAGAAGCCAACACGACCAAAAGGAAAACACATAACCAAACAAAAGGAGCGTCACTGCATCTTCCATCTGGAAACACTGCGCCGTTATAATCCCTaatctacctacctacctaccgaAAGAAGAAAATGTCGGGCCAGATCGAGTACAATCAGATGCCAAGAGAGCCCGCGCCAGCCGTGCTCTCAGAACGCAGCTTCAGCGCCGAGCAACCTGTGAGTTCCCGGCCCGAAGTCTTtccttcggcttcttcttttacaccctttcccccccttctcccaccCGTTCGGCCCCTGTGCACACGACGGTGCAGCCCAATGTTGTCGAGTTCCAGCATGAGCTGACCGTCGACCAAACAGCGCCCGAACCAGCCCATGACGATGGACCAGACAATGAACCTgcgcggcggaggcggcgatggcggagTAAGTTGACAACCCCAATCAAtatcctcccctccttccccccttccctaCCCCAAACTCGCCTTCAAACTCCCCTACAAACCTCTGAAAACTTCCAAACGTCCTtgcgcgagaagaagaagaaaaaggccGGGGACGCTGATGCGCGAGAGTTCCCTCTCCGCCAAGCGCAATAGCTAATCGACGACCCCCGCTTCCTCAAGGCCGTCTGCTGCGGGATCTGCGCCGGCCTCTGCTGCTACGAGTGCTgcgactgctgctgctgctgctgctagtGGCACCCTCCCTTTTCCCGACTCGCCGAGTCGAAGGGGGCTCTTGGAGGTTGTCGGCTTCGAGATAAGAGATCGATGTCGCCCCCCTCGTAACGAGACGCGTGCGTGGGGGGATCGAACCGAGTCTGGGCAGCAGGGACAAAAGGAGGTGGTCTATATATGGACATAGGGAAGTGGCTTTTTTTTGTGGCTGGGGAAACAAGGCGTATACACCATCATATACCAGGGCATCGGGTTCCATGCCCGAGGcgtttttttctctttctgtcACACTTTTGTAGAATACCGTCCTTAAACAATTGTACTTTTTTCTCCATTTTTTCACAtaggtgggggggggggggggtattTAGAGCTTGTCTTACATCGCTCTCATGACAGTCTACAGCCCGCTACGATCTCTCAACTAACACTTTTTCTCACCGCGGCGACACGGACTGACCGCGCCGGCACTTACACAGGGGGGGACACCGGCATCCCGTTTTCTCTTATACACCTTACAATTAAAacgttccccctcccactCACAGCTTGGAGCGGACGTCCTTGGCAGGCCTATCAAGACGGTCAGCATCACATCCGACTAACGAGACACCCCTCTCCTTCACGTACGCGGCAatcttctccgtctccttcttgatggcggcgccgagatcAGGGGTGACACGCGAGAACATGTCGTAGGTGCGCGCGCGGACGTCCGGgtgggcgccggcgagggcgcccgAGACGTTGGACACGAAGTTCTTCTGCTGGCCCTcctggcggccgaggaccttCCAGAGGCCGAGGGCCTGCTCGTAGTCCTCGGGCTTGACGGGGCCGAAgaggtcggtgacgacctcgccggcccaCTTCTCGTGCGGCGTGttgacggccttgacagGCTTGTAGTCCAGGGGGCGGAAGGTCGAGGCGTAGTTCTGCAGGAAGTCGGGTCAGTAACGTTTGATTCGATCTTGGTATCAGATCCCCGTGGatggggaggaagggggaggggcgtACCGGGTTCGCGCCGTagttgccgttgacggccATGGCGCCGTCCCGCTGGAAGGGGTTGAAGGCGTTGAGGGGCGCGTTGACGGGGATCTGCTGGTAGTTGACGCCAAGACGGTGGCGGTGGGTGTCCGGGTAGGAGAACAGGCGCGACTGCAGCACGGGGTCGGCGGTGGGCTCGACGCCCGGGACGAGGTgggacggcgagaaggcggcCTGCTCTATCTCGGCAAAGTAGTTCTCGGGGTTCCTGTTGAGGGTGAGCTTGCCAAAGGGCCGCAGGGGCACCTCGCTCTGCGGCCAGACCTTGGTCAGGTCGAAGATGTTCCACTTGAACTTCTGGGCCTGCTCGGGCGTCAGGGTCTGAACGTAGACGGTCCAGCTCGGGtgctcgcccttctcgatggcctcaAACAGGTCCTGGGTGTGCCAGTCGGGGTTCTCGGAGGCCATCTTGCCGGCCTCTTCGTTGGTGAAGGTCTTGTTGCCCTGGTCCGTCTTGAGGTGGATCTGGACGTAGACGAAGGAGCCGTCTGGCTTGGTCCACTTGTGCGTGTGGCCCGAGTAACCGTTCATGTGGCGGTACGAGTAGGGGGTGCCGCGGTCGGAGAAGAGGTGCATCAACTGATGAATGCACTCTTGGTTTTTCGTCCAGTAATCGAACGTTTCGCCCGTTAATAACATGGCGCACAGCAAGTTTAGAGGTCATCGCTTACCATCTGGTCGAGTTAGAAGTGAATCCCGTCGAGGGTGGGTGGTGAGACTTACCATGGTGGCATCCTTGAGGTTGGTCTGCGGGTGGCGCTTCTGGGTGTGGATGAACACCTGGTAAACAACGTTAGACCAACGCCCAAAGTAAGAGAAAGCCAAACGCTCCCTCCCAATAGATCAAATTACCGGGAATTTGACGGGGTCGCGGATGAAGAAAATGGGCGTGTTGTTGTAGACCCAGTCCCAGTTGCCCTCGTCCGTGTAGAACTTGACGGAGAAGCCGCGGGGGTCGCGCGCCGAGTCGGCGGagcccttctcgccgccgacggtaGAGAAGCGGGCGAGagccttggtcttcttgccgACCTTGCTGAGCATGTCGATGGAGCAGATGTCGCTGATGTCGTGGGTGACCTCGAACTGCAGGCCGGTCATCGTCAGCGTCTCCTCGTTCTCTCACAGACGGTCCTCATTCTTATCGACAGGAGAGATTCAGTAACGAACCTCGCCGTaagcgccggcgcccttggcGTGGACGACGCGCTCGGGGATGCGCTCGCGGTCAAAGTGAGCCAGCAGGTCGATCAGGTGGAAgtcctgcagcagcagagggCCCTGGGGACCGATGCGCTGCCACGCCTGGGGGTTCTCGACGGGGGCGCCATTGGACGTAGTGTAAGTCGGCTTCTCGTTGTACCGGTAGGTGGAAGGGGGTTTCTCGTCGGAACCCATCTTGGTCGTCGGGTCTGGTTTCTCGGCTTCGTTCGTGTGtaaggagggggggggggggggattcgAGTCGGTATTGGTGATGATGACCGGCAAACACAGGACGGCAAATGGCAAGTCAGATCCAAAGACGGATCAAAGAGGGTCACCAGGGGGGAAACATGAATAAATACTAATCTAATTCTCTGCCCGTACTACAAAGGGAAAAGCGAAAAGACGGCGGgaccctccctccctcccggcaagcacctcggcccctctctctctgtcttttCACCAGCAGCTCCAGTTTCTTTTGGCTCTTGGAGCCCAGTCTCCAGAAGCAGCTCTCCTCCCACTCAGGGCGGCCAAGTTACGAAGCAAAAACAGAAGCCCCAGGGCACGACATGCCAGGTTTGCGAAGCTCTGGCGGGGACACGCGGCCAATAGGAGGGCCGGTGAATGCAAGCTTgagaaggccgaggtccaccggggggaggggggtccATCGCGAGATTTCCTACGTAGTAGTCTTTTGGCTACTATCCACTCCATATGGAGCTCCACCCCTGCGTTTACCTCCATCAACAGTATTGCTTCTGGAATGGCGGCGACTTTTCTACATGGTCTTGCTCGGGATTCAACTCCAGCCTAGGTGTAAGAGGCTACGATGTATAAAAGTCGTCGCAATATCGAGCGGCCCTCGACATAATTCAAAGTCTCAGTCAGGCTGCCTTCTTCCTGCATTACTGGGCCCCTCCGACAACGGCGGGGTCCCACCACCCACTGCCAAGTTGGCCTTTGCCGGGTGCACCAGTCATGACCCGGTCTGGCTGACCTCCCCAGATGTTGCGGGGGAGAAGGAATGAGGACATGTTTGGATGCGTTGACGTCGGGTTGGGAGAGATTCGAGCCTTTTGGCCATGCGGAGAAAACTCGCAGAGATCTCGCGGGAGAAAGGGCGGGGGACACGGCGCAGCATGGACATGCCGATGCTCCTGGGGCTTATCCATCAGGCCACTTACATGCACCTCGACGGCTGAGCCAAGCACCGGAAGGCAGGCTCAAATGCAAACGCCATGTTGGTTCGCTTGTTATCTGTTTGATCTGCAATTGCCTGTCAAGAGGCAACCAATTTTCGGCGTTTGGATGAAGCTCTGGCGTGAACCCGAGTTCCCTTCATAGCCCGGGCCCGGGGATTCCGTCTCCCATCAACGACAGAACATTCCGTTTCGCTTCACCGAACCGGCTCACCGACAGCCTCTGCTCACTTCGTGTTTTTTGCCCGAATCGGGAGTAGGTGGACGCAAGCTGCCATGACATCACTGGGCCGGCCCCGAAAAGGCAGTCCAAGCCGGCGGTGCCCCATCAACAATGGCTTCTCCCTCGGCCTGGGGAGGGGAGTGGAGCGCaggaccagcagcagcagccagagATTGTGTTATCGCCGAGATCGCGCAGAGCGTTCCACGGTCAAGTCGCGTCTGCGCCATAGACTTTTTTGCGCagccgccgaggtccaggCAAGTCGCGGTGTCACATGGTTCTTTGCAGGCTCGGCTCACGAGCCCGCAGAAGATCGGCGGGTTTCCCGGGCTCTGCTTTGGAACGGCGCAAGTCGGCCaagcgccgaggacgccgagggctGAGACATCGCACCTCGGCGATATCCCGGGGGTGTCCGGGTTCTTTCACGGACTTGGTGTTTTTGACACCGTTGATCCCAGGTCTTTTGTAGCACCACAAAGTACGTTTAACAAGAGAATGGTTCTATGCATATCGTAAAGCTACCCatgccgccgctgcaggGAACAGAGTAACCTTGGGAGAATTCGACATTGGCCAACTGGTACGAGGTAGGTTCCGATTCGGCTGACGGAAAAGCGTTCCGAAAGCGAAGTCGTTCCGAGGAAAGCGACAGTGGGACCGACCCGCCGGGCCACCGATGACACCTGTCAGACGGCCCTGTCAGCGGGAAGCGGCAAACCACAGCGTCTTGCCGTACAACGTCTTACAGCATTACTGTTGTATGTGTTTGCAGGTGATTTTAAAGTGAAGGATTCATCCTCTGATTTTCACTGGGCGAATGCCGTACAATCACGGCACGAGAGTCTTCAGATATCGTGCCCAAATTCAACGCGGGGAGACCATCACGTCCAAGTCTCAACTAGAATCGATTTGCGCCTTCAGTCTCACACCTGTcaacgtcgacatcgactGAATGACATTGGCATATCGCAGGTCCGCTAATGCAATGAGAGGTGAAGAGCACCAGCGCCGAACTCGTGGAAAGAAAACGAAATCTTCCACCGTCTTGCACTGGTACAAGCACAGA encodes:
- a CDS encoding Putative catalase hem-binding, catalase immune-responsive domain, catalase core, yielding MLLTGETFDYWTKNQECIHQLMHLFSDRGTPYSYRHMNGYSGHTHKWTKPDGSFVYVQIHLKTDQGNKTFTNEEAGKMASENPDWHTQDLFEAIEKGEHPSWTVYVQTLTPEQAQKFKWNIFDLTKVWPQSEVPLRPFGKLTLNRNPENYFAEIEQAAFSPSHLVPGVEPTADPVLQSRLFSYPDTHRHRLGVNYQQIPVNAPLNAFNPFQRDGAMAVNGNYGANPNYASTFRPLDYKPVKAVNTPHEKWAGEVVTDLFGPVKPEDYEQALGLWKVLGRQEGQQKNFVSNVSGALAGAHPDVRARTYDMFSRVTPDLGAAIKKETEKIAAPAKDVRSKL
- a CDS encoding Putative catalase core domain, catalase, mono-functional, hem-containing, Catalase superfamily; this encodes MGSDEKPPSTYRYNEKPTYTTSNGAPVENPQAWQRIGPQGPLLLQDFHLIDLLAHFDRERIPERVVHAKGAGAYGEFEVTHDISDICSIDMLSKVGKKTKALARFSTVGGEKGSADSARDPRGFSVKFYTDEGNWDWVYNNTPIFFIRDPVKFPVFIHTQKRHPQTNLKDATMMVSDDL